In a single window of the Papaver somniferum cultivar HN1 chromosome 8, ASM357369v1, whole genome shotgun sequence genome:
- the LOC113306286 gene encoding uncharacterized protein LOC113306286 has protein sequence MSLFKKTYGSNIKYHHSRRGKESVFEYQYGDDEKSYNDLNWYVKAIEQINPDSFVKLEVDEETGRFKRIFICFGACKHRYRYLRPMIYLDGTLLIGIFRGTLMAATCVNRNDGFYPYAFAIILSENKDNWFWFLDNLQQVVEDRPIVFLSDRHEGLLQGIPRAFPGSYHSYCFYHIKCNLPIGKGDVNYNVVIDLFYKAAYSYTTANFEEALRGMHAIGCGHVANYLRTIPKEKWENAFFPVCRYAAHSSSIAESFNN, from the coding sequence ATGTCACTCtttaagaagacttatgggtccaatattaagtatcaccatTCCCGTAGAGGGAAAGAATCTGTATTTGAATATCAATATGGTGACGACGAGAAGTCGTATAACGATTTAAATTGGTATGTGAAAGCCATTGAGCAAATTAATCCTGATAGCTTTGTGAAacttgaagttgatgaagaaactgGAAGATTTAAGCGGATTTTCATCTGTTTCGGTGCTTGCAAGCATAGATATAGGTATCTCAggcccatgatttacttggaTGGTACTTTACTCATTGGTATATTCAGGGGTACTTTGATGGCTGCAACATGTGTCAATAGAAATGATGGTTTTTACCCATATGCCTTTGCTATTATTTTATCTGAAAACAAAgacaattggttttggtttctggatAATCTTCAACAAGTGGTTGAAGATCGTCcgattgttttccttagtgatcgtCACGAAGGACTTCTGCAGGGCATTCCAAGAGCATTTCCTGGTTCATATCACAGTTATTGCTTTTACCACATCAAGTgcaatctccctattggaaaaggTGATGTGAATTACAATGTCgttattgatttgttttacaaagctgCTTACTCTTACACAACAGCGaactttgaagaagctttgcGGGGCATGCATGCAATTGGTTGTGGACATGTTGCTAATTATCTCAGGACCATTCCAAAGGAGAAATGGGAAAATGCATTTTTCCCTGTATGCAGATATGCTGCTCACTCTTCATCTATTGCCGAGTCATTCAATAACTAG